Proteins from a single region of Plasmodium brasilianum strain Bolivian I chromosome 13, whole genome shotgun sequence:
- a CDS encoding nuclear formin-like protein MISFIT, with amino-acid sequence MAVITVLEKENEKFKKLSEKLLYLLNKYRYAYLQSVDLINLYEGIIRRKCNDSNNKDLQECYKKKRQFENLLQEEIIIRKKLKNNVSQNKSTVDTTPYDKNVMSDAVIGKKINDVLNVKDRGNDNSNNYTNVPLILDISEKNKSDYVNLGALDFSAYKEDSEGCIKYCEKKKRTQIGNDKTSKEEISTTTSKHVHKSEFRKRPLYNQSVYMKQSNIKTSQIRTVPYGLKNVYTDKQSKLNASKNVDVSNNKIVHNNGVGINSSSISSNNCSNKSSTLLNSNFGAYKRNGRSEIHKSTFIPSNRQMTTLNKSIYIDTKSMNNKNSNINENLLSSNKHPLINKDNLKKNDPMVNKKMSVIKSSNLQKNSIYMRKLNSSTISSNSSIYMNKNILNKSVYNRSNTVLNNTTTTTSSSSDSKKRKIDEKWEEDEICSTSAKHKLMENVPNHMDSSFTEWIKEEKKTIFENERNKICTSAEGSVDLREEGKYRLSQKNWEELSCSYIPLTMKHVEHLMDDEDYNKYACLGVIPGIYSELMNEKKVDEVKEGIDEDQNNKRDCPKFSIDHTENNLSRKSREEMHKGEELVEAQVGVTIKKELLEESNRKEDVKASFHPYMSNSARGGKNESDMVNNANSFEGKLGDEKKLGDEKKLGDAEKLGDAEKLGDEEKLGDAEKLGDVEKLGDMEKLRDMEKMRDMEKLRNVGNIEKGKILEDPSNGLRGRNLIEEVEIVHKNERKEKEFSSEKNTHYYISAKDHRNKDDINNGLIISEINNENYKDINVDVNNANKEDQNSRDKTSPFQVNDSCNIEYIITKDVSFSKTKITQNKNYIAIRGKDEKGDNLITNEKDLSTNITMNYSDIKKNNVGLIANANNEIPLNFKSIILNINDEIKKKAQEIEKKNSNLSKSKVCSKNTNLNKHPFPPSLRKRVLLLSQEKEEEEKCSNNNRANLHVQMNLSLKYISLDIIDLDKTMKEGIHSYKEVEESYIECEQQIKDINVYNDILERERNTLSFHQKYKKDGDPTSTSSSSSSRNNISSCGKNELILFKSSQEIKKEITNFIGISIFHCIKESFVPTSSLMNDQKLELWFTKKSCRKNGIKDYNNTNLDGKCRAICSGNCSNNCSCNRNSVMRSTHSCSFLFKKNKRRLSCMGYFSQPVAIMLCSLKRQSEYKNLKKIITSIMFCTCDSVTLEKILHTIPEENSKNYPLWKDAIQKLNVYLGEKKKKEIIRNLLRVKKEREKKDKEDGFDSDENNENSSYELNDKNKYEKFNLKTYDFMRGMNGYGNCLNASFSSAGTEGIGTTHSTTADITTTDVTSDVTTASTTAPTTYGGVCEMSKEKEDTKDSKLYEDEEFCLFMCTINNVHKRFRYLLLIENFGFIYDDLGKHIKNKLNSIELIISKHILLKQLFCNILFLCNWLNEPKIYQWFQWDMVVKRLEKLHGYLENGKISRDRCIMVLLAEHTGEIFSDKELNELKKVSKFHIKDLYDKSIDFINCYLELKNQMSTEEFKKSCLICIEQEGDEGEGEDTPTQDKFLEKIQFFVDKNYKKMLFIIWNLVLLIKQYLILVIWLGDIKPFYPLFSYIDEARNVKYSNDLFVNFVSFFESYNRYINIINKKTESNENSQKKLELLNNTNNYFLSSDTYSTNAEGRSLKIYNNLGDVNYCGFTDSSAVNANVGEKKYNYGRGVSRNITTATATTAASTTAITNSRNNNNNNNRSNNNNNDWNNSSNNNINDDYNNNTSKELNTEMKKRKSLTNTVDYACEIKRKSIEKERRKYKIRTSFENICDAEFETSD; translated from the exons ATGGCCGTCATTACCGTCTTAGAAAAA GAAAATGagaaattcaaaaaattgaGTGAAAAGCTTCTATATTTGCTGAACAAGTACAGGTACGCGTATCTGCAGTCCGTTGATCTTATAAACTTGTACGAGGGAATAATTAGAAGGAAATGCAATGATAGCAATAACAAAGATCTTCAAGAATGttataagaaaaagagacaatttgaaaatttgttacaagaagaaataataataagaaaaaaattaaaaaataatgtaagtCAAAATAAATCCACTGTTGACACAACAccatatgataaaaatgttatgtCAGATGCAGTTAttgggaaaaaaataaatgatgtACTAAATGTTAAAGATAGAGGAAACGATAACAGCAATAATTATACAAACGTTCCATTAATACTTGATataagtgaaaaaaataaatctgaTTATGTAAATTTGGGTGCTCTTGATTTTAGTGCATATAAAGAAGATTCAGAAGGGTGCATTAAGTactgtgaaaaaaaaaagagaacacAGATAGGTAATGACAAAACAAGCAAAGAAGAAATTAGTACTACCACATCAAAACATGTGCATAAGTCCGAATTTAGGAAAAGACCATTATATAATCAGTCTGTGTATATGAAACAGAGTAATATCAAAACATCCCAAATCCGGACTGTGCCATATGGTctcaaaaatgtatatacagATAAACAGTCAAAGTTAAATGCTTCTAAAAATGTGGATGTATCGAATAACAAAATTGTACATAATAATGGTGTTGGtattaatagtagtagtattagtagtaataattgTAGTAACAAAAGTAGTACTTTATTAAACAGCAATTTTGGGGCATATAAAAGGAATGGACGAAGTGAAATTCACAAAAGTACCTTCATTCCAAGTAACAGACAGATGACTACTTTGAATAAAAGCATTTATATAGATACAAAAAGCATGAATAATAAGAatagtaatataaatgaaaacttGCTATCTTCAAATAAACAtcctttaataaataaagacaatttaaaaaaaaatgatcctatggttaataaaaaaatgagtgTAATAAAATCAAGtaatttgcaaaaaaatagtatttacATGAGAAAGTTAAACTCTTCGACCATATCTAGTAATAgttctatatatatgaataagaatattttaaataaaagtgtATATAATAGAAGCAATACAGTTTTGAATAATACTACAACTACTACTAGCAGTAGTAGCGatagtaaaaaaaggaaaatcgATGAGAAGTGGGAAGAGGATGAAATATGTTCAACTAGTGCAAAACATAAGCTGATGGAAAATGTACCTAATCATATGGACTCTAGTTTTACCGAATGGATTAAGGAAGAAAAGAAGACCATTTTTGAGAACgaaaggaataaaatatgtaccTCCGCAGAAGGAAGTGTAGATTTAAGGGAAGAAGGGAAATATAGATTGAGTCAAAAAAATTGGGAAGAGTTAAGCTGCTCCTACATACCGTTGACAATGAAACATGTAGAGCATTTAATGGATGACGAAGATTATAACAAATACGCATGTTTAGGTGTTATTCCTGGAATATATTCTGAAttaatgaatgaaaaaaaagtagatgAAGTTAAAGAGGGCATAGATGAAGATCAGAACAACAAACGTGATTGCCCAAAATTCAGTATAGATCATACAGAAAACAATTTGTCTAGGAAAAGTAGGGAAGAAATGCACAAAGGAGAAGAGTTGGTAGAAGCACAAGTTGGAGTAACCattaaaaaggaattacTTGAAGAGTCAAACAGAAAGGAAGATGTAAAGGCATCATTTCATCCATACATGAGCAATTCAGCTAGGGGGGGTAAGAACGAGTCTGACATGGTCAATAATGCTAATAGTTTTGAAGGGAAATTGGGAGATGAGAAAAAATTGGGAGATGAGAAAAAATTGGGAGATGCGGAAAAATTGGGAGATGCGGAAAAATTGGGAGATGAGGAAAAATTGGGAGATGCGGAAAAATTGGGAGATGTGGAAAAATTGGGAGATATGGAAAAATTGAGagatatggaaaaaatgagAGATATGGAAAAATTGAGAAATGTGGGAAATATCGAAAAAGGCAAAATTCTTGAGGATCCCTCAAACGGTCTTAGGGGGAGAAACCTCATTGAAGAAGTAGAGATCGTACATAAGAATGAGAGGAAGGAAAAAGAGTTTTcatcagaaaaaaatactcACTACTATATATCAGCGAAGGATCATAGGAATAAAGATGACATCAACAATGGACTTATTATTAGCgaaattaataatgaaaattataaggATATAAATGTGGATGTAAATAATGCCAACAAGGAAGATCAGAATAGTAGGGATAAAACATCTCCCTTTCAAGTGAATGACTCATGTAACATCGAGTATATCATTACTAAGGATGtatctttttcaaaaacTAAAATCACACAAAATAAGAACTATATAGCAATAAGGGGAAAAGATGAAAAGGGAGATAATTTAAttacaaatgaaaaagattTATCAACAAATATTACCATGAATTATTCTGATATTAAGAAGAATAATGTTGGTCTTATTGCAAAtgcaaataatgaaatacctttaaattttaaaagtattattttaaatataaacgatgagataaaaaagaaagcacaagaaattgaaaaaaagaatagtaATTTATCCAAATCTAAAGTATGTAGCAAGAATACTAATCTGAACAAACATCCATTCCCTCCTTCACTTCGGAAAagagtattattattatctcaAGAAAAAGAGGAGGAAGAAAAATGTAGTAATAACAACCGAGCTAATTTACATGTACAGATGAATTTAAGTTTAAAGTATATATCACTAGATATCATCGATTTAGATAAGACTATGAAAGAGGGTATACATAGTTACAAAGAAGTTGAAGAAAGCTATATTGAGTGTGAGCAGCAGATTAAAGACATAAATGTGTATAATGATATACTGGAGAGAGAGAGAAACACACTTTCCTTCCaccaaaaatataagaaggATGGGGATCCTACATCAACTAGCAGCAGTAGTAGCAGCAGAAATAACATCAGTAGTTGCGGAAAAAACGAATTAATCCTCTTTAAATCGTCtcaagaaataaaaaaagaaataacaaACTTCATCGGAATATCTATATTTCATTGCATAAAGGAATCGTTTGTACCTACTAGCTCATTAATGAATGACCAAAAATTGGAGCTGTGGTTTACCAAAAAGAGCTGCAGAAAAAATGGCATTAAGGATTATAACAACACTAATTTGGATGGGAAATGTAGAGCTATCTGTAGCGGAAATTGTAGTAATAATTGTAGCTGTAATAGGAATAGTGTGATGAGATCTACTCACTCTTGTAGCTTtctgtttaaaaaaaataaaagaaggtTAAGCTGCATGGGGTACTTTAGTCAACCGGTTGCTATTATGCTTTGCTCCTTAAAAAGACAAAGCGAATataagaatttaaaaaaaattattacctCAATAATGTTTTGTACATGTGATTCTGTTactttagaaaaaatactGCACACTATTCCTGAGGAAAACAGTAAGAACTACCCCTTATGGAAAGATGCAATACAAAAATTGAATGTATATCTAGGggagaagaagaaaaaggagaTAATTCGAAATTTACTTCGagtaaaaaaagagagagaGAAGAAAGACAAAGAGGATGGATTTGATTcagatgaaaataatgaaaacagTAGTTACGAGttgaatgataaaaataaatatgaaaaatttaatttaaaaacatatgATTTTATGAGAGGAATGAATGGTTATGGTAACTGCCTAAATGCTTCTTTTTCCTCCGCGGGAACGGAGGGAATAGGGACTACGCATAGTACTACCGCTgatattactactactgaTGTTACTAGTGATGTTACTACTGCTTCTACTACTGCTCCTACTACTTATGGAGGTGTTTGTGAAATgtcaaaagaaaaagaggatACAAAAGACAGTAAATTGTATGAAGATGAAGaattttgcttatttatGTGTACCATAAATAATGTACACAAACGATTTAGATATTTGTTATTGATAGAAAATTTTGgttttatatatgatgaCCTAGGAAAACATATAAAGAATAAGTTAAATAGTATTGAGTTAATCATaagtaaacatattttattaaaacaacTTTTTTGCAATATTCTGTTTTTGTGTAATTGGTTAAACGAaccaaaaatatatcaatggTTTCAATGGGATATGGTAGTGAAAAGATTAGAAAAATTGCATGGATATTTAGAAAATGGGAAAATCTCAAGAGATAGATGCATAATGGTTCTATTAGCTGAACATACAGGTGAAATATTTAGTGATAAGGAATTAAATGAATTGAAAAAAGTGAGCAAATTTCATATTAAAGACCTTTATGATAAATCTATTGATTTTATTAATTGTTatttagaattaaaaaatcaaatgaGTACagaagaatttaaaaaaagttgtCTCATATGCATAGAGCAAGAAGGAGATGAGGGAGAAGGAGAAGATACACCTACACAAGataaatttttagaaaaaatacaattctTTGTagacaaaaattataaaaaaatgctttttataatttggaATTTGGTTCTTTTAATAAAGCAATATTTAATACTTGTTATATGGTTAGGAGATATTAAACCCTTTTACCCTCTTTTTAGTTATATAGATGAAGCTCGAAATGTCAAATATTCTAACGACCTGTTTGTCAAttttgtttccttttttgagTCTTACAACagatatattaatatcattaataaaaaaactgaATCAAATGAAAATAGTCAAAAGAAACTTGAATTACTAAACAATACCaataactattttttatcatcgGACACTTATTCTACTAATGCTGAAGGGAgatctttaaaaatatacaacaaCTTAGGGGATGTTAACTACTGTGGCTTTACCGATAGTTCTGCAGTTAACGCAAATGTCGGTGAGAAGAAATATAACTACGGCAGGGGCGTGAGCCGTAATATCACCACTGCTACGGCTACTACTGCAGCTAGTACTACAGCTATTACTAATagtagaaataataataataataataataggagtaataataataataatgattggaacaatagtagtaataataacattaatgatgactataataataatacgtCAAAAGAGCTAAACacggaaatgaaaaaaaggaaatcgCTTACCAATACAGTAGATTATGCATgcgaaataaaaagaaaaagcataGAAAAGGAACGAAGgaagtataaaataagaacGAGTTTTGAGAATATTTGTGATGCCGAATTTGAGACCTCCGACTAG